The DNA region AGCGAGCAATTAAGCTTTCTGCCTTTTGGAAATGGAGCAGAACGTATGTTAGAAAATAAAATCTTGCAGGCTCATTTAGACAATATTCAATTCAACGTTCATAAACCGGCACATATATATCGATCCGTACAAGAAGGTATAGCTTGTGCATTCAAATATGGAATGAAGGTTATTTTGGAAAATGGCATTACACCTAAAATCATAAAAGCAGCTTATGCTAATATGTTTTTAAGTGAAGTATTTGCGCAGACATTTGTTAATTTATTAGAAATACCTGTTGAATTATACAAAGTTGACGGAAGCGTTGGTTCTGCTATTGGAGCAGCATATGGGGCAAAAATATTTACTTCTCTTGAAGAAGCTTTTCAAAATCAATCTCCTAATAACATCATCGAACCTCAAAAAAAACCAATAGCTTACGAAAATATGTACTATCAATGGGAACATTCTCTATCAAAATACTTGTAAATAGTCCAAAATAGGCACTCAAAATTATTTACGAAATCGAAATAGTTAATAATATTAATTAATACAGTTCATCAATATTTAGAATAACATACATTTGTAAGGTTGGTAAGTTTGCCAACTTTCTAAATTTTTTTGCCTAAGTATGAACAAGTTAGCAACAGCAGACTACATTGTATTTTTGGTCTACTTTATTATAGTGGCCGGTTATGGGATTTGGATTTATAATAGAAAAAAACAAGAACAAGTCAGTTCTGCTGATTATTTTCTTGCAGAAGGTTCATTAACATGGTGGGCAATTGGGTCTTCCTTGATAGCTTCCAATATCTCCGCAGAACAGTTGATAGGAATGAGCGGTTCTGGTTTTAAAGTTGGATTAGCAATTGCCTCTTATGAATGGATGGCAGCTGCCACTTTAATCATTGTTGCGGTATTTTTTATGCCCGTTTATCTTAAAAACAAGATATTCACGATGCCGCAGTTTTTGAGTCAACGCTACAACGATAAAGTTGCGATGATCATGGCAGTATTTTGGTTATTATTATACATCGTCGTGAATCTAATGTCTATTTTATATTTAGGCGCTTTAGCTTTGAGTGGTATCACAGGTATGTCGATCACATTTTGTTTATGTGCACTTTCTTTATTTGCCATTGTCATTTCTTTAGGCGGTATGAAAGTAATCGGCTTTACGGATGTAATTCAAGTATTTTTCCTTGTGTTAGGCGGTATCGTGGCTACTTATATTGCCTTGAATATTATTTCTGATGGTAAAGGAGTGACTGCAGGATTTCACATTTTAACGAAAAATACGCCCACCCATTTCCAAATGATTTTCAAAAAACAAAATCCTAATTACATCGATCTGCCCGGGATGAGCGTACTCGTCGGTGGGTTGTGGATTGCCAATCTAAGCTATTGGGGTTGCAATCAATATATAACGCAACGAGCGTTGGGGGCCAATTTGAAAACAGCTCGTGAAGGTTTACTATTTGCTGGCTTTATGAAAATGTTTATGCCGTTGATCGTAGTTGTGCCAGGTATAGCGATTTACTACATCATGCATACGCATCCAGGTATCGTTAATCCATCTGCAATGCTTACAAAAACGGGAGTGGAAGATCCGAACAAAGCATATCCTGCCCTCTTGGGATTATTACCAATTGGTTTTAAGGGCTTATCTGTAGCGGCGTTGACAGCAGCGATCGTAGCATCGCTTGCCGGCAAAGTCAATAGTATCGCAACAATTTTCACATTAGATATTTACAAAAAAGCATTCAACAAAACCGCATCCGAACAAAATCTGGTAAAAACAGGTAAAATCACTACCGTATTAGCGATGGTATTGGGATTAATTTTGTCCTTATTAATAGGTGATGCATTGATGGGTGAGGGCAAACAAGGATTCCAATACATCCAAGAATATTCAGGCTTTGTATCTCCTGGGATTTTCGCTATGTTCTTGTTGGGATTTTTCTGGAAAAAAACGACTTCCAATGCTGCATTATTTGCAACTATTGGAGGTTTCTTAGTTTCCATATTGTTGAAATTCCTTCCGAATATGGTTGACCTTTCTCCATTATATAGCATTGGTTGGGCAGTTCCAGTTGTACATGATCAAGTAAAAACAGTATTCGAAATTCCATTTATGGATCGTATGACAATCGTATTTACTTTTTGTGTAATCGGTATGGCAATCATCAGTATTAGAGAAAACAAAAAAGGAATTGAAACAGGTAAAGGATTAGAAATAGACAAATCTATGTTCAAAGTTGCACCCGGTTTTTTGGTCGGTGCAGTTTTAATTCTTGGATTGATTGTAGCTTTATATTCAGTATTTTGGTAGGCATTTATAATAGTCTCAAACGCAAGAAGGAACCGATTTTCGGTTCCTTTTATTTTTTATAAATATTTGTTATCATATTTTGATTTTGATCACGATTAAAAAAGCTCCTTACATTTAGATTGCCAAACCTTTGAAAAATTGACCACTGTATTTATCTAGATTTATTCCAATGTAAGTCAATGTTCACTTTTTTGAGGTTTATCTCCTATTGATTCAATATATCTTGATTACATGAAAAATATCTTAATACCACTATTCATTTTCATTTTTCAATCGTATAGAATTTCTGCACAAAAAATTTTGATTAGCGGACATGTGATTTCTCAAGCGAAAATTAGAATTAGGGATGATCGTACTATAACCAATACTTTTGGTGAATTTTCGATATCGGTAGTTTTTCATAGTAACTAAACCTTAGTTAATTCATATTAGTCGATATATTTTTTAAGAATTAATGCTGCGCAATGTCCACCAAATCCAAAGCTATTACTTAATGCATAATTTACTTTTTTTGAAAATGCTTTTTTACCTAAAGATAGATTTAACTCTTTAGGAATATTTGTATCGGTCTCATTCGTATTTATAGTTGGAGGGATTTGGTCTGTATTTACGCTTAAGCATGTCGAAATAGCTTCTATAGCACCAGTACCACCCAATAAATGTCCAGTCATAGATTTAGAAGCACTTACCTGAACTTTATCAAGATTGGTTGCAAATAGTTTTTCAATGGCTTTAATTTCTGATAAATCACCTAGTCCAGTTGATGTTGCGTGTGCATTGATATAGTCAATATCATGAGGAATCAAACCAGCTTCTGCTATACCTTCGGTCATAGCTAAAAAAGCTCCAATACCATCCGGATGCGTTCCTGTTATATGATATGCATCTGAACTCTCTCCTCCTCCAACAATTTCTGCGTACACTTTCGCTCCCCTTTTAATTGCAGATTCTAAACTTTCTACTACTAATGCACCAGCGCCTTCTCCAACTACAAATCCATCTCTATTGGTATCAAACGGCTTCGATGCAGTTTGGTAATTTTCATTATTTGTTGACATCGCTTTCATTGCATTAAACTTACCTATAGAGGCCGCTGTAATAGGCGCCTCAGAACCGCCCGTAATGACAATGTCCGCTTTATTTAGGCGTATATAGTTAAAGGCGTGAATAATGCTTTGTGTCGATGCTGCACAAGCAGTAACTGGGCAATAATTAATACCTCTGAGTCCATATTTTATTGAAATCATTCCAGACAATCCATTAGAAATGATTTTTGGAATAAAAAAAGGATTAAATCTGGGAATAAAATTACCTTTTGTATACTCAATTACTTCGTGTTCGAACGTTTCAAAACCGCCAATACCCGCCGAAAATATCACGCCGATTTTATTGATATCCAATTTTGTAAAATCAAGCGCCGCGTCTTTTATAGCCTCGTCTGCAGCAATAATTCCATATTGGGCAAATCGATCCATTTTTCTTGCTTCCTTTTTGTCAAAGTATTCTAAAGCATCATAATTCTTAATCTCACAGGCAAATTGTGTTTTAAAATTTGTAGTATCAAAACGCGTTATTTTATCTGCACCAGATACTCCATTTAATAAGTTATTCCAATATTCCTTTGTATTTTTTCCAATTGGTGTAATAGCTCCTAATCCTGTTATAACGACTCTTTTCATTTTATTTTTATTATTATATACCGAAAGGTATATATTTAGTTAAATTTTTTTTATTTAATTTTTAATTCCCTAATTTCAGATTGTAAATAATCAATATTTTGTAGAAGAATATCAGGTTTGTCTAGTGTTTTAGCAAGCAAAATACTTCCCTCAATAAGTGCTATAATTTTGTATGAGAACGCCTCTACATCAATATTTTTAAATTCCCCTTTGCTCATACCTTCTTTCAATATTGAAATGATTGTTTCTCGCCAATTTTTAATAGATCGTGTAACTTCTTTTTTTAATAATTCATTTCCATCATCCGCATCTACGGACGTATTCAAAATAGCACAGCCACCATTTTCAAATATGGGTTTAAATTCTGTTTTATAATGACCTAAGAATGCAATCATTTTTTCAACGGCATTATCTAACTGATTTATTTTTCCAATTATTCGTTCCGATTGAAATTTATAATTGAATTTAAATGCTTCTACGGCAACCTCATTTTTATCTTTGAAATTTCCATAAATACTGCCTTTTGTTAAACCCGTAGCATTTGTTAGATCGGATAGGTATGTTCCTGTATATCCTTTTTTATTGAAAATAGAGGCTGTTTTTTCAATAATTAACTGACGCGTTTTTTCTGATCTAACCATTTTACAAATATACCGTACGGTATTTTATTTTGCAACTTTCTTTTTGTTATATATATTAATTATATTTTTCAAAGTTGTTAGAACAAAAAAGGGACCAAGACTGGTCCCTTTTACTTTGTAACGATTTATCTTTATTTCAAATCAGCCGCAAATGGAATTCTCGTTTGAACAGAATTTGACATGGTTTGCAAATTTTTAAATCGCTTGTACACATCAAATTGCCAATCTCCCAAAGCATTTTTAATCATACTTTCTTGCATATCCCCACTTTTATCCTCTCCAAATAATTTATCAAAAAATCCTTTTGTTTGTGGATATTCTTTCAAATAAAAGCTTTTTGACTTTGCTAATTTAGCTGCATATAAAACTGCATCTTTCAATGTACCTGTACTATCTACCAATCCAATAGAAATTGCTCTTTTTCCAGTCCATACACGTCCTTGAGCAATGCTATCGACCTCAGCAATTGTTTTGTGTCGACCTTCCGCCACTCTACTCAAAAATGTATGATAAATAGAGTCCACACTCGCTTGGAACAAATTTCTTTCTGGTTGTGTTAATGGACGCCCCATTGAACCTAAATCTGCATAAGGACCCGTTTTCACACCATCAAAAGTGACGCCTAATTTATTTTTCAAAAATGTACTTGGATTGATAAACATGCTAAATACACCAATCGATCCTGTAATTGTATTTGGTTCTGCAAATATGTACGAACCATTACATGAGATATAATAACCGCCAGATGCCGCATAAGTTCCCATACTTACAACTACTGGTTTTACTTTTTTAGCTAGCGCAATCTCTCTCCAAATAACATCACTAGCCAAAGCACTTCCCCCGGGTGAATTAACACGCAAAACAATCGCTTTTACAGAATTATCCAAACGAGCTGCTCGAATTATATTGCGGAAATTATCTCCACCGATAGATTTGTCTTCCCCTTGTCCGTCTACGATATCCCCTTCTGCGTAGATCAACGCAATCTTATCTTCTCCTGAAAAATCTTTGAAATCTGTCGCTTTTGCATAGGTAGCAAGAGAAACGAAATTTAATTTCGTTATGTCTGATTCATTGACTTTTTTACCTATTTCCGTTCTGATCTCATCGTCATATTTCAAACCGTCTACTAAATGATATTTCAATGCATCATTAGAAGTTTGAATCGCAGCGGTATTTGCTAAATTACGCAAAGTCGTCGTATCAATTTTGCGATCCACAGATACATCACTCAAAATTTTTCCGTAAATATCTCCAATCCACACTGTTGTCTGCAATCTATTGGCATCCGTCATTTGCGTAGCACGAAAAGGCTCGGTGGCACTTTTAAATTTGCCCGCATAAAAAATTTCTGGTTGAATTTCTAATTTATCCAAAAGTCCTTTATAGAACATAAGGTTCGTTGACAAACCCGCCCATTCTACACCACCACTCGGATGTACGTATACCTTATCAGCGGAAGTTGCGACATAATAGGCTCTTTGCGCGATCGCTGTTCCGTATGCATATACAAATTTGTTACTACGTTTGAAATTGGCAATGGCACTTTTTATCTCTTCGCTCGCAGCGTAACTATTTGCATTATTATTTGCTTTAATAATGATTCCTTTAATCGCGGAGTCTCCCTTGGCATATTCAATCAGGCGAACCGCATCATACAAACCAACAGAATAATCATCACTTCCTTTAAGTTTGTTAAATGCGCTGCTCACATCATCATCCGGATTAGATTGCTCTTGCATCGCATTAGAAAGATCAATAACCAAAATACCTTTCCCTCCAACTTTGGGTTTGTCTTTACTAAATGAACTCGCACCGATACCCATAAGGATAAAAAATCCCAATAGTGAAAATATCACCAATGCCAGTAAACAGGCGAAAAAAATCTTAAAAAATACTTTCATAAAATTCCCTTAATTAATATCTCATAATGTGTTAATCCAATAATAATATCGACAATATTTCATTGAGCGCATAAAAATAGCGATATTTGTCCCCTTTTTTGAAAATAGTGTATGAATATAGTTTATTTGTTGATAGGCGGTAATTTGGGGAACAGATTAGACAATCTTCATAAAGCAATTGAGTCCATCGGTGCACATTGTGGCCAGATATTGGCGGTTTCATCCATATATGAAACGGAAGCTTGGGGTTATACAGATCAACCTTCTTTTTATAATCAAGCCATCAAATTAGAAACGAGCATTTTTCCAGAAAGATTAATGAAAAAGCTTTTGGAAATAGAAACGAAATTAGGTCGCGTACGTGAGGTAAAAATGGGACCACGCGTGATCGATATTGATATTTTATTGGTAGAAGATCAATTATTTAACACGGATATATTAAAAGCGCCACATCCTTTTTTGGCACAGCGCAGATTTGCATTGATTCCATTGGCGGAGATTGCGTCAGAAGTGCGTGATCCAGCATCACACAAGCGCATTTCTACTTTATTGGCAGAATGTCCCGACACTTTAGAAGTTAAGAAATTAGAACTCGTTTAGGTAAATAATAAAGAGCGAATGCAATACAAACTGATCACAATAGAGGGCAATATCGGCGCGGGGAAAACGACCTTAGCTAAAATATTGTCTGAGCGTTTGCATGGGCGTCTGATTTTAGAGTCATTTGAAGACAATCCTTTTCTTCCCAAATTTTATAAGGAGCCAGAGAAATATAGTTTTCCATTGGAATTATTTTTCATGGCGGAGCGATTTAAGCAATTGCAACATTCGGTAAATGGACCCGATTTGTTTCACGATACGACCATTTCGGATTATGTTTTTATAAAAAGTTTGTTATTTGCCAAAGTCACATTGGCGGAAGATGAATACAAATTGTATAAAAGACTTTTTCACATCATCAATAAGCAGTTGCCCAATCCAGATATCTTAATCTATTTACACGTACCGATACAAAAATTGCAGAAAAATATTCAAACACGGGATCGCTCTTATGAGCAATCCATTCCAGATGAATATTTGCAAAAAATTCAAAATACATACCTCGAATATCTCAAACAATCGGATCAAAAAGTATTGTTTGTAGAGGCAGAGAATGCCGATTTTTTAACCGATTCCAAGCATGTAGATCTTATTTTGGATGCTTTATCCAAAGACTATTCGCCGGGAAAACATTACCTTCAACTTTCATAATCAATCATCGAAGAACTAAATCTATATGGATAGTAGTATACCTCCCACCGCAAGTGGAAATAGTTTTTTAGAAAAAAATCCAGTATTAAAGAATAAAGAATTTATCGCATTTCTATTTATTCGCATCTTACTTATCTTTTGTCTCAATATGCAATCCACGACGATTTATTATTGGGTATATC from Rhizosphaericola mali includes:
- a CDS encoding sodium/sugar symporter: MNKLATADYIVFLVYFIIVAGYGIWIYNRKKQEQVSSADYFLAEGSLTWWAIGSSLIASNISAEQLIGMSGSGFKVGLAIASYEWMAAATLIIVAVFFMPVYLKNKIFTMPQFLSQRYNDKVAMIMAVFWLLLYIVVNLMSILYLGALALSGITGMSITFCLCALSLFAIVISLGGMKVIGFTDVIQVFFLVLGGIVATYIALNIISDGKGVTAGFHILTKNTPTHFQMIFKKQNPNYIDLPGMSVLVGGLWIANLSYWGCNQYITQRALGANLKTAREGLLFAGFMKMFMPLIVVVPGIAIYYIMHTHPGIVNPSAMLTKTGVEDPNKAYPALLGLLPIGFKGLSVAALTAAIVASLAGKVNSIATIFTLDIYKKAFNKTASEQNLVKTGKITTVLAMVLGLILSLLIGDALMGEGKQGFQYIQEYSGFVSPGIFAMFLLGFFWKKTTSNAALFATIGGFLVSILLKFLPNMVDLSPLYSIGWAVPVVHDQVKTVFEIPFMDRMTIVFTFCVIGMAIISIRENKKGIETGKGLEIDKSMFKVAPGFLVGAVLILGLIVALYSVFW
- the fabF gene encoding beta-ketoacyl-ACP synthase II; this encodes MKRVVITGLGAITPIGKNTKEYWNNLLNGVSGADKITRFDTTNFKTQFACEIKNYDALEYFDKKEARKMDRFAQYGIIAADEAIKDAALDFTKLDINKIGVIFSAGIGGFETFEHEVIEYTKGNFIPRFNPFFIPKIISNGLSGMISIKYGLRGINYCPVTACAASTQSIIHAFNYIRLNKADIVITGGSEAPITAASIGKFNAMKAMSTNNENYQTASKPFDTNRDGFVVGEGAGALVVESLESAIKRGAKVYAEIVGGGESSDAYHITGTHPDGIGAFLAMTEGIAEAGLIPHDIDYINAHATSTGLGDLSEIKAIEKLFATNLDKVQVSASKSMTGHLLGGTGAIEAISTCLSVNTDQIPPTINTNETDTNIPKELNLSLGKKAFSKKVNYALSNSFGFGGHCAALILKKYID
- a CDS encoding TetR/AcrR family transcriptional regulator — encoded protein: MVRSEKTRQLIIEKTASIFNKKGYTGTYLSDLTNATGLTKGSIYGNFKDKNEVAVEAFKFNYKFQSERIIGKINQLDNAVEKMIAFLGHYKTEFKPIFENGGCAILNTSVDADDGNELLKKEVTRSIKNWRETIISILKEGMSKGEFKNIDVEAFSYKIIALIEGSILLAKTLDKPDILLQNIDYLQSEIRELKIK
- the sppA gene encoding signal peptide peptidase SppA, with amino-acid sequence MKVFFKIFFACLLALVIFSLLGFFILMGIGASSFSKDKPKVGGKGILVIDLSNAMQEQSNPDDDVSSAFNKLKGSDDYSVGLYDAVRLIEYAKGDSAIKGIIIKANNNANSYAASEEIKSAIANFKRSNKFVYAYGTAIAQRAYYVATSADKVYVHPSGGVEWAGLSTNLMFYKGLLDKLEIQPEIFYAGKFKSATEPFRATQMTDANRLQTTVWIGDIYGKILSDVSVDRKIDTTTLRNLANTAAIQTSNDALKYHLVDGLKYDDEIRTEIGKKVNESDITKLNFVSLATYAKATDFKDFSGEDKIALIYAEGDIVDGQGEDKSIGGDNFRNIIRAARLDNSVKAIVLRVNSPGGSALASDVIWREIALAKKVKPVVVSMGTYAASGGYYISCNGSYIFAEPNTITGSIGVFSMFINPSTFLKNKLGVTFDGVKTGPYADLGSMGRPLTQPERNLFQASVDSIYHTFLSRVAEGRHKTIAEVDSIAQGRVWTGKRAISIGLVDSTGTLKDAVLYAAKLAKSKSFYLKEYPQTKGFFDKLFGEDKSGDMQESMIKNALGDWQFDVYKRFKNLQTMSNSVQTRIPFAADLK
- the folK gene encoding 2-amino-4-hydroxy-6-hydroxymethyldihydropteridine diphosphokinase, which produces MNIVYLLIGGNLGNRLDNLHKAIESIGAHCGQILAVSSIYETEAWGYTDQPSFYNQAIKLETSIFPERLMKKLLEIETKLGRVREVKMGPRVIDIDILLVEDQLFNTDILKAPHPFLAQRRFALIPLAEIASEVRDPASHKRISTLLAECPDTLEVKKLELV
- a CDS encoding deoxynucleoside kinase, which gives rise to MQYKLITIEGNIGAGKTTLAKILSERLHGRLILESFEDNPFLPKFYKEPEKYSFPLELFFMAERFKQLQHSVNGPDLFHDTTISDYVFIKSLLFAKVTLAEDEYKLYKRLFHIINKQLPNPDILIYLHVPIQKLQKNIQTRDRSYEQSIPDEYLQKIQNTYLEYLKQSDQKVLFVEAENADFLTDSKHVDLILDALSKDYSPGKHYLQLS